Proteins encoded within one genomic window of Carassius carassius chromosome 22, fCarCar2.1, whole genome shotgun sequence:
- the LOC132099243 gene encoding uncharacterized protein LOC132099243, with the protein MPPEDHKWIGKRLFKIGSKGKPALRDDLQLWYYPPQPALIYNQAPAPDRFFCHSLLLWMPYKLWRVKVLCPNPACGQHQLTGGGLHKRARQVLDIDRTYNMVTETLICTKCRALHVSWSQTVLQQLDLGHRSEFQVILTRKYACDMRVIRLLRERGLGNSPTRVIKQLRENHSEQWLHRLARYTTQCVDFLNQPGVMPVKFQEPPEPTVVPSCKWLLTVYSQDILTRLDEIHARITSTYGSVLKMDSTKKITKKLAGTARGTGLWLTSVGNEFGQVLISVLTAQEGAGLDMMVDGLVKRYQQAGVNPPSVLYVDCGCCSEVSESKLKTRFRGWPDLMIRWDISDVSILRKAKRELLMSQGWPALTDEDVNKHLTREELALHCRRRTRGEETTMLLLEQLLTELLSSKGNDSLGVPLLDPERMEHIWCVQKKHIKCIQDPLGVSLYTETGSLTKGGSSANRLNFQIYLLEGLHRWNQDREAASMSSEPSALRSYTGELVHCVNSNYEKLFGRKVVPTFCPPARYTGKIIYL; encoded by the exons ATGCCACCAGAGGATCACAAGTGGATTGGCAAAAGGCTTTTCAAAATTGGATCCAAAGGAAAGCCAGCACTTCGTGATGACCTCCAGCTCTGGTATTACCCCCCACAGCCAGCACTTATTTACAATCAGGCTCCAGCTCCAGACAGATTCTTTTGTCATTCTCTTCTGCTGTGGATGCCATACAAGCTGTGGAGGGTTAAGGTTCTCTGTCCCAATCCAGCCTGCGGACAACATCAGCTGACAGGAGGTGGTCTGCACAAAAGGGCACGGCAGGTTCTAGACATTGACAGAACATACAATATGGTCACAGAAACCCTTATCTGTACCAAGTGTAGAGCCTTGCATGTGTCCTGGAGTCAGACTGTCCTGCAACAGCTAGATCTGGGCCATCGCTCTGAGTTTCAGGTCATCCTCACGCGGAA GTACGCCTGTGATATGCGGGTCATCAGGCTCTTGCGTGAGCGTGGCTTAGGCAATAGTCCCACGCGGGTGATAAAGCAGCTGCGTGAAAACCACAGCGAGCAGTGGCTCCATCGTCTGGCCCGGTACACCACCCAATGTGTTGACTTCCTCAATCAACCCGGGGTGATGCCAGTAAAATTCCAGGAGCCCCCAGAGCCTACGGTGGTGCCAAGCTGCAAGTGGTTGCTCACCGTTTACAGCCAAGACATTCTGACCAGGCTGGATGAAATCCATGCAAGGATAACATCCACCTATGGCTCTGTCTTGAAGATGGATTCTACTAAAAAG ATCACCAAGAAGCTGGCTGGGACAGCGAGGGGAACGGGACTCTGGCTTACCTCTGTTGGCAACGAGTTTGGTCAGGTGCTCATAAGTGTGCTGACAGCCCAGGAAGGAGCAGGACTTGACATGATGGTAGACGGTCTGGTGAAAAGATACCAGCAGGCTGGTGTAAATCCACCTTCTGTGTTGTACGTGGACTGTGGGTGCTGCAGCGAGGTGAGCGAGAGCAAGCTGAAAACCAGGTTTAGGGGCTGGCCAGATCTCATGATACGCTGGGACATCT CTGACGTCTCTATCCTTCGCAAAGCAAAGAGAGAGCTGTTGATGTCccagggttggcctgcgctgacAGATGAAGATGTAAACAAGCATCTGACCAGAGAGGAGCTGGCTCTACATTGCCGGAGGAGGACCCGTGGAGAGGAGACTACCATGCTTCTCCTTGAACAACTGTTGACAGAGCTCCTGAGCAGCAAGGGCAATGACTCTCTGGGTGTTCCTCTCTTGGATCCAGAAAGGATGGAGCACATCTGGTGTGTCCAAAAGAAGCACATCAAGTGTATCCAAGACCCTCTTGGTGTTTCCCTCTATACTGAGACCGGGAGCTTAACCAAGGGAG GGAGCAGTGCAAACCGTCTGAACTTTCAGATTTATTTGTTGGAGGGTCTACACAGGTGGAACCAGGATCGGGAGGCAGCTTCCATGTCATCGGAGCCATCAGCTTTACGCAGCTACACAGGAGAACTTGTTCACTGTGTAAACAGCAATTATGAAAAGCTGTTTGGCAGGAAAGTGGTCCCCACGTTTTGTCCCCCTGCACGTTACACtggtaaaataatttatttgtga